One Paroedura picta isolate Pp20150507F chromosome 3, Ppicta_v3.0, whole genome shotgun sequence genomic window carries:
- the LOC143831233 gene encoding uncharacterized protein LOC143831233, whose product MKIQGLAALLFFLIAANEAKVMEKCEVAKILKSHDMDGFHGASLGDWVCMAHYESGFNTAAVGPPNTDGSQDFGIFQINSKYWCAHNKLPSHNGCNTNCNSFLNDDITDDIVCAKRIIQDPNKMNAWVAWVRNCKGKDLSEWTRGCNLITGGTARAVWPSSRLNGILGLFSWGTMLRWTALVLEICEQVLVTGDGSSKFPWAGLPQHLIYFLPNQRGSSTSDWQPIKAPVVLHVATTVEMTTHDLARLLLLLLVAQNGAIVLDRCSLAAILKENGMEGFAGGKVADWVCLVAHSSRFNTSAIRVGPKATSYGLFLFSGRWWCEDFKTPVKRNKCNLLCDALCDDDITDDINCAKKVVQATGLWPWVEWRKHCQGKDLSQYVVDCER is encoded by the exons ATGAAGATCCAGGGTCTCGCcgctctcctcttcttcttgattgCCGCAAATGAAGCCAAAGTGATGGAAAAATGCGAAGTGGCCAAGATCCTGAAAAGCCATGACATGGATGGTTTCCACGGTGCCTCCCTGGGGGACT GGGTCTGCATGGCGCATTACGAGAGCGGTTTCAATACTGCAGCCGTGGGGCCCCCAAATACGGACGGCAGCCAAGACTTTGGGATTTTTCAGATAAACAGCAAATACTGGTGCGCCCATAACAAACTTCCATCGCACAACGGGTGCAATACCAACTGCAACA GTTTCCTGAACGATGACATCACAGATGACATTGTGTGCGCTAAGAGGATCATCCAGGACCCCAACAAGATGAATGCCTG GGTTGCCTGGGTAAGAAACTGCAAGGGGAAAGACCTCTCAGAATGGACTAGGGGCTGCAATCT AATTACTGGCGGTACAGCACGAGCAGTTTGGCCGTCCTCCAGACTGAATGGAATTTTGGGATTGTTTAGCTGGGGAACAATGCTGCGCTGGACGGCTTTGGTTTTGGAAATCTGTGAACAAGTTCTAGTAACTGGTGATGGTAGCTCGAAGTTTccttgggctgggctgccacagCACTTGATCTATTTCCTGCCGAATCAACGGGGCAGTTCCACCTCTGACTGGCAGCCTATAAAGGCCCCAGTCGTCCTTCACGTAGCCACCACTGTTGAGATGACGACTCATGACTTAGCACGTCTCTTGCTCCTGCTTTTGGTGGCCCAAAATGGCGCCATCGTCCTTGACAGGTGCAGCCTGGCCGCCATATTGAAGGAAAATGGCATGGAAGGATTTGCAGGTGGCAAAGTAGCAGATT GGGTTTGTTTGGTGGCTCACAGTAGCCGCTTCAACACCTCAGCCATCAGGGTGGGCCCAAAAGCCACCAGTTACGGACTCTTCCTCTTCAGTGGGCGGTGGTGGTGTGAAGACTTCAAGACGCCAGTCAAGCGCAACAAATGCAACTTACTTTGTGACG CGCTATGCGATGATGACATCACCGATGACATCAATTGTGCGAAGAAGGTTGTACAAGCGACTGGCTTGTGGCCTTG GGTTGAATGGAGGAAGCATTGCCAAGGAAAAGACCTGAGCCAGTATGTTGTGGACTGTGAACGTTAA